The Candidatus Manganitrophus noduliformans genome includes a window with the following:
- a CDS encoding carboxypeptidase-like regulatory domain-containing protein, whose translation MRQDVKVKDGALADVVVFIEKIEKGKPFPAGAEETKMVSDNCRFLIDGGPSKAVGVILTKDSGKKGVLKVTNLDADPSDPKTAEGVLHNPHGYDVKGSMNTTIFNKPVPKKGQTLDLEVLARWFKKSESFLKVECDQHNYMNAWALPVDNPYYAIVGDDGSFSIDQVPPGKYTIKAFHPALGFQKGQVEVAANGKATTNFEFSK comes from the coding sequence ATGAGACAGGATGTTAAGGTAAAAGACGGCGCCTTGGCCGACGTGGTCGTATTTATCGAGAAAATCGAAAAAGGAAAGCCGTTCCCGGCAGGTGCGGAGGAGACCAAAATGGTCTCGGATAACTGCCGGTTCTTGATCGACGGAGGTCCTTCCAAGGCGGTCGGCGTGATCTTGACGAAGGACAGCGGCAAGAAAGGGGTTCTGAAAGTGACCAACCTGGATGCCGACCCGAGCGACCCGAAAACCGCGGAAGGGGTGCTCCACAACCCGCACGGTTATGACGTGAAAGGTTCGATGAACACCACCATCTTCAACAAGCCTGTTCCGAAAAAGGGCCAGACGCTTGATCTTGAGGTTTTAGCGAGATGGTTTAAGAAGTCGGAATCTTTCTTGAAGGTGGAGTGCGATCAGCACAACTACATGAACGCCTGGGCGCTTCCGGTCGACAATCCTTATTATGCGATCGTCGGCGACGATGGAAGCTTTTCCATCGATCAGGTCCCGCCGGGTAAATACACCATCAAAGCCTTCCATCCTGCTTTGGGCTTCCAGAAAGGGCAGGTCGAGGTGGCGGCCAACGGAAAGGCAACGACGAATTTCGAGTTCTCCAAATAA
- a CDS encoding arsenosugar biosynthesis-associated peroxidase-like protein produces METYYHPGDLGKFAEMGKGNKELWEKFTSYYNAVFAEGALTEREKALIALAVSHAVQCPYCIDSYTQACLEKGSNVEEMTEAVHVACAIRGGASLVHGVQMRNVAQKLSM; encoded by the coding sequence ATGGAGACCTATTATCACCCGGGGGATCTTGGGAAATTTGCAGAGATGGGAAAAGGAAACAAAGAATTGTGGGAGAAGTTCACCAGCTATTACAACGCCGTTTTCGCCGAGGGGGCGCTGACCGAGCGGGAGAAGGCGCTGATTGCCCTGGCGGTCTCCCACGCGGTACAATGTCCCTACTGCATCGATTCCTATACGCAGGCCTGTCTTGAGAAAGGCTCCAACGTCGAGGAGATGACCGAGGCGGTCCATGTCGCCTGCGCGATCCGCGGCGGCGCCTCGCTGGTCCACGGGGTCCAGATGCGGAACGTGGCTCAAAAATTATCGATGTAG
- the arsS gene encoding arsenosugar biosynthesis radical SAM (seleno)protein ArsS (Some members of this family are selenoproteins.), translating into MSETKLSLKARGSVLTSENEQLRILSEIKGCPPFEAPMGRIGLDPLYATGISIFQMNLGKLCNQACRHCHVDAAPDRREMMTRETAEACIDALAQTDIPTVDITGGAPELNPHFRWVVAAARALGRHVIDRCNLSVLLLPSQADLAAFLADHQVEIIASLPYYRPAQTDAQRGEGIFEKSIAALRLLNQIGYGVEGSGLILNLVHNPVGAFLPPKQEAIEAQFRKELKLRYGVVFNRLYTITNMPISRFLEFLIETGNVGGYMERLANAFNPAAAAGVMCRYTLSVGWDGTLYDCDFNQMLDLPVDGGAPRHLSDFDPAALHHRRIVTGNHCYGCTAGAGSSCGGALT; encoded by the coding sequence GTGTCGGAAACAAAGCTTAGCCTGAAAGCCCGAGGAAGTGTATTGACATCGGAGAACGAGCAGCTCCGGATTCTCTCGGAGATCAAGGGGTGCCCTCCCTTCGAGGCGCCGATGGGACGGATCGGCCTCGATCCCCTCTACGCGACCGGCATTTCGATTTTCCAGATGAATCTCGGAAAGCTCTGCAACCAGGCCTGCCGCCACTGCCACGTCGACGCCGCTCCCGACCGCCGGGAGATGATGACGCGGGAGACCGCTGAGGCCTGTATCGACGCGCTGGCGCAGACCGACATCCCGACCGTCGATATCACCGGCGGCGCCCCGGAGTTGAACCCGCACTTCCGATGGGTCGTCGCAGCGGCGCGCGCCCTGGGCCGGCACGTGATCGACCGATGCAACCTGAGCGTCCTGCTCCTCCCCTCTCAGGCCGATCTTGCGGCGTTCCTGGCCGATCATCAGGTCGAAATCATCGCGTCGCTCCCCTACTATCGCCCCGCACAAACCGACGCGCAGCGGGGAGAGGGGATCTTCGAAAAGTCGATCGCCGCCCTGCGGCTCCTCAATCAAATCGGCTACGGCGTCGAAGGAAGCGGGCTGATTCTGAATCTGGTGCATAATCCGGTCGGCGCGTTTCTTCCCCCCAAACAGGAAGCGATCGAGGCGCAATTCCGGAAGGAGTTGAAACTTCGCTACGGCGTCGTCTTCAACCGGCTCTACACGATCACCAACATGCCGATCAGCCGCTTTCTGGAATTTCTGATCGAGACCGGCAATGTGGGAGGCTACATGGAACGGCTCGCCAACGCCTTCAACCCGGCCGCGGCGGCGGGGGTGATGTGCCGTTATACGCTCTCGGTCGGATGGGACGGCACATTGTACGATTGCGACTTCAACCAAATGCTCGATCTGCCGGTGGACGGCGGCGCGCCCCGGCATCTCTCCGATTTCGATCCGGCGGCGCTTCATCACCGCCGGATCGTCACCGGCAACCATTGCTACGGCTGCACCGCCGGCGCCGGCTCCTCCTGCGGCGGCGCGTTGACCTAA
- a CDS encoding sigma-70 family RNA polymerase sigma factor, with amino-acid sequence MISEPAIDRKPDEGVPSSDPEKWVEMHGDALYRFALLRLRDPKLAEDAVQETLLSAFQARNRFLGQASERSWLIGILKHKVIDYFRKISRETPIEDLSRFEDQMEGAFDENGHWKRDGTGPCEWNADPERLLERKQFWIALDRCLSKLPSRMAHVFSLREIDGVSSEQVCEVLNLTASNLWVLMHRARMQLRQCLEIHFFGKEKQVKE; translated from the coding sequence TTGATCAGCGAACCCGCCATTGATCGAAAACCGGACGAGGGGGTTCCATCGTCCGACCCCGAGAAGTGGGTCGAGATGCATGGCGATGCCCTCTATCGGTTTGCGCTTCTCCGGCTCCGCGATCCGAAGCTCGCCGAGGACGCCGTCCAAGAAACCCTTCTCTCCGCGTTTCAGGCCCGGAATCGTTTTTTAGGACAAGCCTCGGAGCGAAGCTGGCTGATCGGGATTCTCAAGCACAAGGTGATCGATTATTTCCGTAAGATCAGCCGGGAAACACCGATCGAGGACCTCTCCCGGTTTGAAGATCAGATGGAAGGAGCGTTCGACGAGAACGGCCATTGGAAGCGGGACGGAACCGGCCCGTGCGAGTGGAACGCCGACCCGGAACGCCTGCTTGAGAGAAAGCAGTTTTGGATCGCATTGGATCGATGCCTTTCCAAGCTTCCTTCCCGAATGGCCCACGTATTCTCGTTAAGAGAAATCGACGGCGTCAGCAGTGAGCAGGTCTGTGAAGTACTGAACCTCACGGCCTCGAACCTCTGGGTGCTGATGCATCGCGCCCGGATGCAACTGAGGCAGTGTCTGGAAATACACTTCTTTGGAAAAGAAAAACAGGTGAAAGAATGA
- a CDS encoding zf-HC2 domain-containing protein gives MTRWFTNLLARHTPSCKEIIQLISNSMERPPSLRQRLSIRLHFLICKWCFRYQKQIRFIHNILGGNPEKVGETAPGALSPEAQERIKQALRPKSK, from the coding sequence ATGACCCGATGGTTCACGAATTTGCTGGCGCGTCATACCCCTTCCTGCAAGGAGATCATTCAGTTGATTTCCAATTCAATGGAACGGCCCCCCTCGCTTCGGCAGCGGCTCTCCATCCGGCTCCATTTTCTGATCTGCAAATGGTGTTTTCGTTATCAAAAACAAATCCGCTTCATCCACAACATCCTGGGCGGTAATCCCGAGAAAGTCGGGGAGACCGCCCCCGGCGCTCTCTCCCCTGAAGCCCAGGAGCGAATCAAACAGGCCCTCCGTCCAAAAAGCAAATAA
- a CDS encoding C2H2-type zinc finger protein, whose product MAEWKCQDCGKVFKTEQDLLSHELEHVPRYECAVCGEEFKTKEEAYLHEVGKHGRPPATDPVPVKRPA is encoded by the coding sequence ATGGCCGAGTGGAAATGTCAGGACTGTGGCAAGGTGTTCAAAACGGAGCAAGATCTGCTGTCCCACGAGCTCGAACATGTCCCCCGCTATGAATGCGCCGTCTGCGGGGAGGAATTTAAAACGAAAGAGGAGGCATACCTCCATGAGGTCGGCAAACATGGGCGGCCTCCGGCCACCGACCCGGTCCCCGTAAAGCGGCCCGCCTGA
- a CDS encoding glycoside hydrolase domain-containing protein, with translation MYRWRQWAILVSSFFLSVGVAEAQTIWWDTGMVKLRQANGGATGDPVPAGIDLCAAAGCSEGGVTLSAGRNEFEPFQIFIAASSSALSQVNVTITDLTDGRGNVIAALANGRPKNIVIYREHYLPVTSASSSEGKLGLWPDGLVPKVDEYFGEVRRMPGETAPAFPFNVAANQKQGIWVDLYVPQGSPAGLYRGTAQVTIGSAVAATIPIRLTVRNFDLPSIPTLKTAYAVGIGEAKTGHYGTAEVGDDKYWEIICLYTKEMLLHRVSNENAIWPRPVWSNSLGGINWSLPAISTTCNQRYPEFLSGGDPNLLPNGKLPGTKLTRARMRDGTGLSATGVETVAYYRDYIRYIADKGWKSQLFYYLWDEPPYPSVSGVRRCDQNYSGGASTAWREVYQKAKFFKDNAIDIPIMITSSRQASEDCFTNYLNVPDYTRYLDIWTVPNVWMNGKPTGGFPFNTNLRRSYDTIIAPGKELWWYHACGSHGCGGSETGYPTPMADLPAIYSRAFEWLTYQYQIGYAAPGPGTQLYFDTVYAYQFPANDPWKNIYYFSGNGDGTFFYPGRPDKIGGTRHIPIPSIRLKMLREGIEDYEYLTLVETKKEEEGADGKAWIKENILDPYMAAVDPADGARKLITYVWNKNPGSPTSSNGLLRAREELAKVLSAQPDFTIAAAPTSASVVAGGTATSTVTISSKDGFNASVGIDCDASHPTVTCGYNPASILPPINGNASSTLTVRTQATTPIGNHTITVNGAAGDLSHPATFTLTVKPAPDFQLAASPASLSTTAGGTAASTLTVSSVNSFNSSVSLTCTTSNPGVTCSDVGAAVTPPADGSGSTTVNLRTRATLPAGSYSITVRGTSGNLLRQATLALTVTAPPPANVSDSFDRDNNTSLGANWNEYMVDFEINGNQVRNLDAASQEARWTLSIGADQDVSADCKTTAAGSSCGVMARWSNANNFYYVRLDAGMGDVALFKKVNGVYTKLAMTARPIGYNTYYRLRLVIKGSTINVYFAGEGAPAIAVSDSSLATGAYAGIRSYASAIGTTWFDHFHVVSASGNSLSDSFDRANGTSLGVNWSEYMVDFEINGNQVRNVDTAAQEARWTPSIGADQDVSADCKTTAAGSSCGVMARWSNANNFYYALLDPGLGSTALFKKVNGVFTRLATANRVMSFNTYYRVRLVTKGSTIQVYFAGESAPAITLTDTSLSSGNHAGIRSYAASAFATAFDHFKVTAAP, from the coding sequence ATGTACCGATGGCGGCAATGGGCGATTCTGGTCAGTTCTTTTTTTCTATCGGTCGGTGTTGCAGAGGCGCAGACGATCTGGTGGGACACCGGGATGGTCAAGCTCCGCCAAGCCAACGGCGGCGCGACGGGAGATCCGGTCCCTGCCGGAATCGATCTCTGCGCCGCCGCGGGATGCAGCGAGGGAGGGGTGACCCTCTCCGCCGGGCGAAACGAGTTCGAGCCTTTTCAGATTTTCATTGCCGCCTCCTCTTCCGCGCTCTCTCAAGTCAACGTCACAATCACCGACCTCACCGACGGTCGGGGGAACGTCATTGCCGCGCTTGCCAACGGCCGTCCTAAAAATATCGTTATTTACCGCGAGCATTATCTCCCCGTCACTTCCGCCTCTTCTTCGGAAGGAAAATTAGGACTCTGGCCGGACGGTTTGGTTCCCAAGGTCGATGAATATTTCGGCGAGGTCCGGCGGATGCCGGGGGAGACCGCGCCGGCCTTTCCGTTTAACGTCGCCGCGAATCAGAAGCAGGGGATCTGGGTCGATCTGTATGTTCCGCAGGGGAGCCCCGCCGGCCTCTACCGGGGGACGGCCCAGGTGACGATCGGGAGCGCCGTCGCCGCCACGATTCCGATCCGGCTGACGGTCCGAAATTTTGACCTTCCCTCCATTCCTACTTTAAAAACAGCCTATGCGGTCGGAATCGGCGAGGCGAAGACCGGCCATTACGGCACCGCCGAGGTCGGGGACGACAAGTACTGGGAGATCATCTGTCTTTATACAAAGGAGATGCTGCTCCATCGGGTCTCGAACGAAAACGCCATCTGGCCGAGGCCGGTCTGGAGCAACTCCCTCGGAGGGATCAATTGGTCGCTCCCGGCGATCTCGACCACCTGCAACCAGCGGTATCCGGAGTTTCTCAGCGGCGGGGATCCCAACCTCCTTCCGAACGGAAAGCTCCCGGGGACGAAGCTGACCCGGGCCCGGATGCGGGACGGAACGGGGTTGAGCGCCACCGGCGTGGAAACGGTCGCTTATTACCGGGATTACATCCGGTACATCGCCGACAAGGGATGGAAATCGCAGCTTTTCTATTATCTCTGGGATGAGCCTCCTTATCCCTCGGTGAGCGGGGTCCGGCGGTGCGACCAGAATTACAGCGGCGGCGCCTCGACCGCCTGGAGAGAGGTCTACCAGAAGGCGAAATTTTTCAAGGACAACGCCATCGACATTCCGATCATGATCACCAGCAGCCGGCAGGCGAGCGAAGATTGCTTTACGAATTATTTGAACGTTCCCGATTATACCCGTTATCTCGACATCTGGACCGTCCCCAACGTTTGGATGAATGGAAAACCGACCGGCGGTTTCCCTTTCAACACCAACCTTCGGCGCAGCTATGACACGATCATCGCCCCCGGAAAGGAGCTCTGGTGGTATCACGCCTGCGGCAGCCACGGCTGCGGCGGGTCGGAGACCGGATATCCCACCCCGATGGCCGACCTGCCGGCGATCTACAGCCGCGCCTTTGAGTGGCTGACCTATCAATACCAAATCGGCTACGCCGCGCCGGGTCCCGGCACTCAACTCTATTTCGATACGGTCTACGCCTATCAATTCCCGGCCAACGATCCGTGGAAAAACATCTACTACTTCAGCGGCAACGGCGACGGCACCTTCTTTTATCCGGGCCGTCCCGACAAGATCGGCGGGACAAGGCACATTCCGATCCCGAGCATCCGGCTGAAGATGCTCCGGGAAGGGATCGAGGATTACGAATATCTCACCCTCGTCGAGACAAAAAAGGAAGAGGAAGGAGCCGACGGAAAGGCCTGGATCAAAGAAAACATCCTCGATCCTTACATGGCGGCGGTCGATCCGGCGGACGGGGCGAGAAAATTGATCACCTATGTCTGGAACAAAAATCCGGGCAGCCCTACATCTAGCAACGGACTCCTGCGGGCGAGGGAAGAATTAGCCAAAGTCCTCTCCGCACAGCCCGATTTTACGATCGCCGCCGCTCCCACCTCCGCCTCGGTGGTGGCCGGAGGGACGGCCACATCGACGGTGACGATCTCTTCGAAGGACGGCTTTAATGCTTCCGTCGGAATCGATTGCGATGCTTCCCATCCGACCGTGACCTGCGGGTACAATCCCGCCTCGATCCTCCCGCCGATCAACGGCAACGCCTCTTCCACCCTGACGGTGAGAACGCAAGCGACGACGCCGATCGGAAACCATACGATCACGGTGAACGGGGCGGCGGGAGATCTCTCCCACCCGGCGACGTTCACCCTCACGGTGAAACCGGCGCCCGATTTTCAGTTGGCGGCCTCCCCCGCCTCACTCAGCACAACGGCGGGAGGAACGGCGGCTTCTACACTGACGGTTTCATCCGTCAACAGCTTTAATTCTTCGGTCTCCCTGACCTGCACGACCTCCAATCCCGGCGTAACCTGCAGCGATGTCGGCGCCGCCGTCACCCCGCCGGCCGACGGATCGGGCTCGACCACGGTGAATCTCCGGACGCGCGCCACCCTTCCGGCCGGAAGTTATTCGATCACAGTGAGAGGAACCTCCGGGAACCTGCTCCGTCAGGCGACCCTCGCGCTGACGGTGACCGCCCCTCCTCCCGCGAACGTCAGCGATTCGTTCGATCGGGACAACAACACGAGCTTGGGGGCGAACTGGAACGAGTACATGGTCGATTTCGAGATCAACGGGAATCAGGTCCGCAACCTTGATGCCGCCAGCCAGGAGGCGCGGTGGACCCTATCGATCGGGGCGGATCAGGATGTCTCGGCCGACTGCAAGACGACCGCCGCCGGCAGCAGCTGCGGGGTGATGGCGCGGTGGTCGAATGCAAATAATTTTTATTATGTTCGACTCGATGCCGGAATGGGAGATGTCGCTCTCTTTAAGAAGGTGAACGGCGTCTATACGAAACTGGCAATGACGGCGCGGCCGATCGGCTACAACACCTATTACCGGCTCCGTTTGGTGATCAAAGGGAGCACGATCAATGTTTACTTCGCCGGGGAAGGGGCGCCGGCGATCGCCGTCAGCGATTCCTCTCTTGCCACGGGAGCGTATGCCGGGATTCGTTCCTACGCCTCCGCGATCGGGACCACCTGGTTTGATCATTTCCATGTGGTCTCCGCCTCAGGTAATTCTCTGAGCGATTCGTTCGATCGGGCCAACGGCACGAGCCTGGGAGTGAATTGGAGCGAGTATATGGTCGATTTCGAGATCAACGGGAATCAGGTCCGTAATGTAGATACGGCCGCCCAGGAGGCGCGCTGGACCCCTTCGATCGGCGCGGACCAGGATGTCTCGGCCGATTGCAAGACGACTGCCGCCGGCAGCAGCTGCGGGGTGATGGCGCGGTGGTCGAATGCGAATAATTTTTATTATGCATTGCTCGATCCGGGGCTGGGGAGTACGGCCCTTTTCAAAAAGGTGAATGGCGTCTTCACGCGGCTGGCGACAGCGAATCGGGTCATGAGCTTCAATACGTATTATCGGGTTCGCCTGGTTACCAAAGGGAGCACGATTCAGGTTTACTTCGCCGGGGAGAGCGCCCCGGCCATCACCCTCACCGACACCTCCCTGAGTAGCGGAAATCACGCCGGAATCCGTTCCTATGCGGCTTCCGCGTTCGCCACCGCTTTTGATCACTTTAAAGTCACCGCCGCTCCGTGA
- a CDS encoding dihydrolipoyl dehydrogenase family protein, which produces MMSDPFDIVIIGGGAGGLVVASGAAQFGARVALVEKERGLGGDCLYYGCVPTKTLVHSARVLSLIRRSEEFGLGRMVPPEESFTGAMERMRRMVARIGEHDDPKRFEAMGIRLFFGEGRFVDPKTFEVAGRRIAGRRFVLATGSRPGVPPIPGLIEAGFLTNVTALALKQRPEAMAIIGGGPVGLEFAQIFHRLGVRITVIEKADHLLPNEDQEISEALEAIFRKEGIDFLTGASVQEVRREGNQKVLLVGGKEGIRKMAAEEILVAVGRAPNVEGLGLDAAGVVYDRQGVKVDATLRTTARHIWACGDLVGPYQFTHMAEYQGGIVVSNALFPFVRRKVDYRVVPRVTFTDPEVARVGLTEAEAREKAGLVHVYRFPFKQVDRAIIEGEEAGFIKLIADRRLRIVGAHLIGPSAGDLLHEYVLAMKADLKITSLSTTIHVYPTLSQGVKKAADQYFREKLFTGWFPKLARWLIRF; this is translated from the coding sequence ATGATGTCTGACCCATTCGATATCGTGATCATCGGAGGGGGCGCCGGCGGGCTTGTCGTGGCAAGCGGGGCGGCGCAGTTCGGGGCGCGGGTGGCGCTGGTTGAAAAAGAGCGCGGCCTCGGCGGAGATTGCCTTTATTACGGGTGTGTCCCGACGAAAACGCTGGTCCATTCCGCGCGGGTCCTCTCATTGATCCGGCGGTCGGAGGAGTTCGGCCTTGGCCGGATGGTTCCGCCCGAAGAGAGCTTCACGGGGGCGATGGAACGGATGCGGCGGATGGTCGCGCGGATCGGCGAGCATGACGATCCGAAACGGTTTGAGGCGATGGGGATTCGGCTCTTCTTCGGAGAGGGGCGTTTTGTCGATCCGAAGACGTTCGAAGTCGCCGGCCGGAGGATTGCCGGGCGCCGCTTTGTTCTCGCCACCGGCTCGCGACCCGGTGTCCCGCCGATTCCCGGTTTGATTGAAGCGGGTTTTCTGACGAACGTCACCGCGCTGGCGCTCAAACAGCGTCCCGAGGCGATGGCGATCATCGGGGGGGGACCGGTCGGTCTCGAATTCGCCCAGATCTTCCACCGGCTGGGGGTTCGGATCACGGTCATTGAGAAGGCCGATCATCTCTTGCCGAATGAGGATCAAGAAATTTCTGAAGCGCTCGAAGCAATCTTCCGAAAAGAGGGAATCGATTTTCTGACCGGCGCTTCGGTTCAAGAAGTCCGGCGGGAAGGGAATCAAAAAGTTCTTCTCGTCGGAGGTAAAGAGGGGATTCGGAAAATGGCCGCCGAGGAGATCCTGGTTGCCGTCGGCCGCGCGCCCAACGTCGAAGGGCTGGGGCTCGACGCGGCCGGGGTCGTTTATGACCGGCAGGGGGTGAAGGTTGATGCGACCCTCCGGACGACGGCGCGGCATATCTGGGCCTGCGGCGATCTGGTCGGACCGTATCAGTTCACCCACATGGCGGAATACCAGGGGGGGATCGTCGTCTCCAATGCGCTCTTCCCGTTCGTCCGCCGGAAGGTCGATTACCGGGTCGTTCCCCGGGTGACCTTCACCGATCCGGAGGTGGCGCGGGTCGGCCTCACGGAGGCGGAGGCAAGAGAGAAGGCCGGTCTGGTGCATGTCTACCGCTTTCCCTTCAAGCAGGTCGATCGGGCGATCATCGAAGGGGAGGAGGCCGGCTTCATCAAGCTGATCGCCGACCGGCGGCTCCGGATCGTCGGCGCCCACCTGATCGGCCCGAGCGCCGGAGATCTCCTCCATGAATATGTTCTGGCGATGAAGGCCGATCTGAAAATCACCTCCCTTTCCACCACGATCCATGTCTATCCGACCCTCTCCCAGGGGGTCAAGAAGGCGGCCGATCAATACTTCCGCGAAAAACTCTTCACCGGCTGGTTCCCGAAGCTGGCCCGATGGCTGATTCGTTTTTGA
- a CDS encoding DUF3047 domain-containing protein, with product MASKRRFFLFLLLLIVLVAAVRLLGLHDALDQERLRSGIDRWGAWGPLLYILIFAIAPVLFLPGLPITVAGGLAFGPLWGTVYASIGSTLGAGLAFLVARYFAREAVSEMLGERWKRIDAGVAERGWVFVAITRLIPLFPFNLLNYAFGLTRIPFAIYLFTSWLFMLPGTAAYVIFSSSLLDLIKGDLSPAFLIGLLLLVALSVIPFFYRRWKGSKDSLPKVIIWGAALLLPFLAIQKADAEERIDLLTNRQGESGLPEGWRPLTFQRISRHTDYQLLEEDGRPVIRAVSRRSASGLIHPLDLDPRRYETLSWCWKVDRIISKGDETEKKGDDYAARVYVTFRFDPDKATFWERTKFSVLKRIYGEYPPKAAINYIWANRLPKGEAIANAYTDRARMVAVESGAERIGEWVCQARSLYADYRWLFDEEPPRLSGIAVMTDTDDTGEEATAFYSDISLKAK from the coding sequence ATGGCCTCGAAGAGACGCTTCTTTTTATTTTTGCTTCTCCTTATCGTCTTAGTCGCCGCCGTCCGGCTGCTCGGGTTGCACGACGCGCTCGATCAGGAGCGGCTCCGGAGCGGGATCGATCGATGGGGGGCTTGGGGACCGCTTCTCTATATTCTGATCTTCGCGATTGCCCCGGTCCTCTTTCTGCCGGGCCTCCCGATCACCGTCGCCGGGGGATTGGCCTTCGGCCCCCTCTGGGGGACGGTCTACGCTTCGATCGGATCGACGCTGGGGGCGGGGCTCGCTTTCCTGGTGGCCCGCTACTTTGCGCGGGAAGCTGTTTCAGAAATGCTCGGGGAGCGATGGAAGCGGATCGACGCGGGGGTGGCCGAGCGGGGCTGGGTCTTTGTCGCCATTACCCGCTTGATCCCGCTTTTCCCGTTTAATCTTCTCAACTATGCCTTCGGCCTGACACGAATTCCTTTTGCGATTTATCTCTTTACCTCCTGGCTCTTCATGCTCCCCGGGACCGCCGCCTATGTGATTTTTTCCAGCTCGCTCCTCGATCTGATCAAGGGGGATCTCTCGCCGGCGTTTCTCATCGGGCTGCTCCTGCTGGTCGCCCTCTCCGTTATCCCCTTTTTTTATCGGCGCTGGAAGGGATCGAAAGACTCCCTTCCAAAAGTGATCATCTGGGGGGCGGCGCTCCTTCTGCCGTTTCTTGCGATTCAAAAAGCCGATGCGGAGGAGCGGATCGACCTCCTCACGAATCGGCAGGGTGAGAGCGGCCTTCCGGAGGGATGGCGGCCGCTGACGTTCCAGCGGATCTCCCGCCACACCGACTATCAGCTTTTGGAAGAAGACGGAAGACCGGTGATCCGGGCGGTCAGCCGGCGGTCGGCCTCCGGTTTGATCCATCCGCTCGATCTTGACCCTCGCCGCTACGAAACCCTCTCTTGGTGCTGGAAGGTCGACCGGATCATTTCGAAGGGGGATGAGACGGAGAAGAAGGGGGATGATTACGCCGCGCGGGTTTACGTCACGTTTCGGTTCGATCCGGACAAGGCGACCTTTTGGGAGCGGACTAAGTTCAGCGTCCTGAAGCGGATCTACGGGGAGTATCCGCCGAAGGCGGCGATCAACTACATCTGGGCGAACCGGCTTCCGAAGGGGGAGGCGATCGCAAACGCTTACACCGACCGGGCGCGGATGGTCGCCGTCGAGAGCGGGGCCGAGCGAATCGGCGAATGGGTTTGCCAGGCGCGGAGCCTTTACGCCGACTATCGATGGCTCTTCGATGAAGAGCCGCCGCGCCTTTCGGGCATCGCCGTGATGACCGACACCGACGATACCGGTGAAGAGGCGACGGCGTTTTATTCGGATATTTCTCTAAAGGCGAAATGA
- a CDS encoding C2H2-type zinc finger protein gives MEELQCEICKMKFQTQVDLIDHREMIHSKFECPTCGAEFKSEKQLKAHEKKEHEAAA, from the coding sequence ATGGAAGAATTACAATGCGAAATCTGTAAGATGAAGTTTCAAACGCAGGTCGATCTGATCGACCACAGGGAGATGATCCATTCGAAATTCGAATGTCCGACCTGCGGCGCTGAATTCAAGAGCGAGAAACAGTTGAAAGCCCATGAGAAAAAGGAGCACGAGGCGGCCGCGTAA